Sequence from the Botrytis cinerea B05.10 chromosome 12, complete sequence genome:
AGGGGCTGGGACATGGTTGTGTTCTTTGGGACAAAGGGGAAAGGTTGTTATGATAAGATAGCAATAGTTTATGTTGGTAGCAATTTGACAAACGATTTTCCCTAAATATGCCGGTTCCAAAAACACTATGTCTCTTCATTGTCACGCTCGTAGAATGCCCCGGCTAACGGTGCAGGACAAAGTCTTGAATCAAGCCATCAGAACAACTTGGCGAAACCAAACAACATAGAAACAAATATGGTTTTACCACTAATAGTAAAGTTACAAGATCTCGGATACGTACGCTGCCGAGAACAAAACATCTACGTTACAAATGGGAAACGGATTGACTTTCCAGCTGTTAATAGCTGATTCTTGACGAGCAGTCTTTTCTGCGTGTGgtaaaatccaaaatccggataaataaattcaatacttGTACCGTACTTCACTGCTACGTGTTAAAGTATTTACATATCGTGGCAACAGCGATATACTTGGTCCAATTCATACTTTTATTTGCATGCCGTTTCATGAATCGTGTACTGTTTAAAGAGCAACGTTCTTATATGCAATAATGCTGACTTACCTAGAATTCCAACAACAGTTTGCAAATCCCCTACTCTGTCGTGAGATGATACATCAAaggaaagctttttattttactagGTATTGCCGAGGAACCAATAATGGATTTGGTTCTTCAACACGATCTTCAGATAGACAAGTATTTACTCGTATACTCGTAATACCCCGAAGAGTCTTCACATTGCCGAAAAAGCTTGATATACAGATATCAGTCGAAATAGATATAGTTTTGAGAGAATGAGGCTTATttcaagaatcaaatgaatacAAATGTAGGATCATAATGTCTCTACCGTGTGGAAACAAGTATGATCCACAAGCTTGTCAAGAATAAAGGTGTTCAACCATTAACGTGAAATGTGAACTTCGTTTCAATCGAGTAGAGATAGTGGGTTGCATTTTTGCGAACATAAGACGGATCTTGGATTCGTGAAATGGTCATTAACAGGAATATAGAAATCAGTCTACTCATCATTGAGATTGCCGCCATAGGGACTATTGGGCCTCAAAAGCAGAAAAGGCACCTTCATGATCAgaaaaaatgatgatgagatggaagtCATTCAAAGAATCCGAGTACACCATTTATCTCCGGATCCAAAACTTAGATCCCTCGGCATACTTTCCGACTCTCCTGATACCCGGGTGAGCAATACAAGTCAATGAGGAGGACATGATTTTCTCTATAATCAGATTTCAGATCGGATACGAGTGGTACATGCCTACGCCATCTCAATCAAGCTTTGCGGGGGCGGGTTTGTGATAAAAACTGCGCCGATGTAACAACAGTTTCGTAGCATCCATTTTTTACATTATGGTTGATACGAACAGGCATTTTAGTAACGAGAAGAATTTAGAGGGCCCTTTTGGATCAATATTAGACAATCAAAAATGTTCTACAAGGTTGTTTGTGTCCACGCATCGAACGGTCATGTATTAATAAACTCATGTTTTGGGATTCATCCGAGCCATGATGATTGAGAAGTCAGAACTTGAAGCCTCTTCTAGCCTTCAAAACAGATGTAACTTATGCAGGACACTTTCGCCACTGATGTATCAGCAATCATGAAACAGTGAGTGAGAAGATAACTTTGTCCTCGGACGAACCAGAACATTCAAGCCTCAAAGTTACGAAACAGACCCTCAACCAACACAAACATCCAAGGAGGCGTGTGATATTTCCTGATCAGTGTCGAACGATAATAACATGATTCCTCAGCTCTCTGGTACTAAAATAAAGTTCCAAAACAAGCTTTTGATTCatatcaacttcatcattaGTTTGCACAGCCATAGCAGGTGCGGATTCAAGCTGTGTCATTGTTTCAATAGAAGGCTATGTTTGACGCGTGAATGCACGAGGATATACCTCGACATTTGAGAGTTTgatctcatcccatctcaatAGATCTGCTTTTTCGAATCCAAATCTTGGACCTAGCCAAGGGAACGCATGCTTCGCGGCATTTGTATGATAACCACCGTGAGTGGCTATGGGGAATTTTTAGAGACAATAACGGTTTGACAATAATTTGTGAGATGGTGGCCGGTCCGGGCCTCCGAAGCGAACGCACGCACGCAAAACGTAATCACTCTTCCAAATGCACACTAGGAGCACAACGAAGACGGAGTAGACTGGGCGGGATGAGTGGCTGGTTCTGTATGAAGGATCTTTTGGGTAGATAggatcatatcatcataaaGGCATAATGGTAACTTTACCAATCTGGACGGAAGGAATGAGAGGAATAACAGAGTCAAGAAAGTAGAAGACACGATGAGGAGGGGGCTGTTTGGGTACgacttcaaaatcaaacaagcaagcaagtcAGACAAGTTATGAAcaatacaaatcaaaaattacgaaatgaaatattgtaGTACCATGATACCATTGTTTGAACTGGTTCCTAAAATACAAGGGCTTGTGAAATTATATAGAACCTCCTCCATATGATGTTATACACCgaaagagagaatggaaTCGAAGGATCTACATATCTTTTAGTAATGATTGAGTATTTTTCCGTTCATGAAGAAAGAACacgagaaaaggaaaaaaaaaaaaacgtcTGCTGTCCAATTAACGCGAGACATTTCCAAGAATTCGCAAACCCCTTTCAGATACACACTCCGATTTGACCATTGGTGGCCAAGAGCTGACGTTTCAGATTATAGTACATGTAGTTTCAAGCTTGGATGGCGGGGGATGCTTTCACTATATTATCCTATGGACGTAATTCGTCAACCGATGAGATCTAATGATCCCTGTCTGGTATGAAATCTAAGAAAGTACTGGCCGCTATGTCGCGGCCACAATCATGTTAAGGTAGCGAAGCGCCAAAATTTTAAGATGTGATGAAGGAGGTACGCGaaggtgatgatgagatgacaCGAATGCAAGTATTTTAGTTCTTAGTTCTAGAAGGATGACACATTCTGCTTTGTATACACACTATAATGGCTTCGTAAATCCTTCCAGCCAGAACAATCCAATCGATACAAATGATGTTTCTAGATCTGATCACGGCAGTGGCGTGCGGATCAGATTTCTACCGTATACTCCGAATTTCGAAACATTGCACAATCACATCCAGACAATCCGAGAATGAAGAAACGTATCCGAGTCAACTTGGATAACTATAGGCGCCTCCATCGTTTTGCATTCATCTGAGAATGCAAAAATGGAGTTGTGTTGAAAAGCTTAGCatcatttgaattgattgttCACAGTTGAGTAGGCTTGATTGCGATTATACGAAAGACAGGGCTAAATCTGTGTATCATTACGGAAGAGATCTGAAAATGGATTTGACCAAGTGAAAAGTTATATTGGAGCGAGAATTAGTAGTTGCTGGGCATTCAATGTGATACTGACGTGAAAGTAAGTGTTAAATTCCACACAAGTTCATGGGGAAACAGTTGATCATGATTTAAACAAAGGCTTTTTCTCTTGGTATTTTCTTGGTATCGGTACATTCAATGCTCTAGAATCCCGCAATGATCGGTTTTGATTTCGGAAGAATATATTCGAAGATCAACGGACGGAATCTAACATATGAGTCGATGCTTTCCGTTGAATCCTTTGGATACAATTGGCCAgcaaattttcaatctacTAAGCTGCGCCAACTGCCCTATTTTCAGGGGCAAGTAGACGGTGCGAAATTCGGAACCAATCCATGCGTATTAAGACATTCATCGCTAAACACTTCCATTCATATCCTTTAGTAATGAACTATGAATGAGTCCGTCTCCCCCCAAAGTCTGGTGTATTCGAGGGAAACGTCAGCCTCAACGCTAAGTCTATCCCTATGGAAAACCAACAGCCGTTTGAGTACGAATCAGAGAGGCTAattcaaagattttcaaAGACTACTTTTCCAAAAGTAAATCCTCATCAGCCAAAGAAAATCGACACCGGTGACAGTGCCAAGGTCCAAAATATCTTAGGACTCCCCTGAATCTCACAGGGTCCGTAACGTTACCAATCTAACCATCATTTTGCCTCTTTGTACAACTTTATTCTACAAATTTGGGTCTACCATGTTGTGACTTTCCAGGGCTTCTCATATACGATCCAATTATGAGCTGTCTCCAATTTCAGACTGCCCAAAAAATCTACCAAGCTCTCTGTTTTCAGACTTGACTGGATGTGACTATTCTAATCTAGGTATAGTCAATTAATTTCTGTAACCTCTTCTCACAATCCACGACCTCCACTCCTACTATCCTATCCACAACCCCGTacctttaaaatcttttttcatACCATAATCCCCACCATACAGTACAATCAAGAACAAGGGTCAAGTAGAAGTCATGTCAATCCCAGAGCCTTCCTCAAAGCACAGACAACGCCATGAAGGCCAGGAGAAAGATCAAACACGCATACCCGGCTACTCAAGACGTTAGGGACTTTTCCTGAATAAGTATCATTCTCCACCATTATGCCGCAGCTTGTGTCTGGCATCCAGCTTTGGCGTTTGAACCTTGTCTTCAAACTTGCATATCAAGTAGTCTTAAAGCTTCATGCGCAAACTTCATATTTCTTCTACTTATTCCTCGTGAAAAGCCGCGTGTTTTCGTTTTAGTCTCCATTACTCTCTCtatctccatccatctccttACCCGGAACACTCCAGGTTTCTTGGTTTTTTTATAGTTGCATTTTCAGTCATCGttcatatatctatttacATTTCCTTCATAATAATATTGGGGCCGGcatccatttttctttctcagTTCATATTTTCCAGcgatcttcttttctcttgtgGTCTGGTCTATCTCAAGCAATAGCAGTAGTCTTTCATTCACACAAGCCAACcaccctttctctttttattatacaacCACCTGGTGTGGCCCTACCAATCTTTCAAGATGCCTTCATTACTTCAAGCATTCTATGTCCTCGCACTCATCAACTTGGTCCTCGCCGCTCCACACCCAGCACAAAAGCGAAGCTTCAAAGTCGAGCGAGTCGCAAACCCTAATTATGTCGGTCGAACAGCTGGTGCTGGTACAAGAGCTCTCATCAAAGCATACAACAAGCATTCCATGACTCTCCCAGCATCATTGGTCGAGGCCATGAACTCAGGTGCCAACCCAGCCTTCCCAGAAGGAAACTCCAAAGCCGCCACTGGAAGCACAACGGCAGTAGCCGCCGCCGCAAGTGGTAGCGCAGCTGCAGGAACTGGAATTGTCGCTGCTACCCCAGAGAGTGGAGATGTTGAGTACTTGTCGCAAGTCAACATCGGTGGACAAACCATGAACATGGACTTCGATAGTGGATCATCTGATCTCTGGGTTTTCAGCACTCAACTCGCAACCGCTTCCCAATCTGGTCATCAAAACTATGATTCCTCTAAATCAACAAGCTTCAAGGCAATGCAGGGTGCTACTTGGTCCATCTCGTACGGTGATGGATCCGGAGCTGCTGGAAACGTCGGTACTGACACTGTCAACATTGGAGGAGCCACTGTCACTGGACAAGCAATTGAGATGGCTACCGCAGTCTCCGCATCTTTCGTCTCCGACACCCAATCAAACGGACTTGTCGGTCTCGCATTCTCTAAACTCAACACTGTCAAGCCCACTCAACAAAAGACCTTCTTCGATAACGCTATGTCTCAAGGTCTCGCTCAACCAGTTTTCACTGCCGACCTCCGCAAAGCCGCTGCTGGATCTTACGAGTTCGGAAACATTGATTCTACCAAGTTCAACGGATCCCTCACCTGGGCTGCTGTTAACACCACTCAAGGATTCTGGCAATTCAGCTCCGGCAAATTTTCCGTTGGAGGTGGCCCCGAGACCGCTGTACCAAACGGACAAGCTATTGCTGATACCGGAACCACTCTCATGTTGGCTGACGCAAACATTGTCAATGGTTACTATAGCAAGGTTCAAGGTGCTGTCAACAACCAAACTGTCGGTGGTGTTACATTCCCTTGCGCTGCCACTCTCCCAGATTTGGCTATCGATGTTGGAGGAACCTACATGGCTACCGTCCGTGGTTCTGATATCAACTATGCTCCTGTTGATAACACTGGTACCAGTAAGTCATAACCtgatcttctctctttttgaaCAATATGCTAACATTAATTCCTCGCAGCCTGCTTCGGAGGTCTCCAAGCCACCACTTCCAACCTCCAAATTTACGGTGACATTATGTTCAAGTCTCAATTCGTCGCATTCAACGGAGGAAACAACTCCCTTGGAATGGCTCCTCATCAATAGagtcttttctctcttctttttagATAATCGTTCCCGGTATATGTTGTATAGAGTAGCATAATAGAGGCGCATAGATGTCGAGCTACTGTTTCGGATgttgggagatgggagatgatCAAATGGGGTGCATGGATTTATGGGCAGGAGGCTGTGCATAgggaaaaaatggaaatgtatGGAAAGGAAACAATTAAACATTCACCAAGGATAAGACTGAATGAATATATGATTTCATGTTTTGtatctataataattgaacTTTATCTTGGAAGACTAGGTAATCAATGTTTAATATGCTGTCGTCTTAGGGACAATGCACAGGTGTCTATATTTGGTGAACATAAAAACTACCTTGCCGTTTCTATTCTCTTGTATATACAAGGGCTCATGCTTATCTACCTACCTGTTTACACCTTAACGCCTGTAGATTCAGCTGTATGTTGTCTTCGTGATTGGGCGGACGCGAAATCTTCCTTAAGCTATAATGATACCTTAGGGTCCTAATATTCAAGATGCCCGAGACATGTTTGACGACTTAATGATCATTGCCCGTAGATCCAGCGTAGATCCAGCAGTAACAAGAGATGTAGAATCTGTTCcttgcagatgcagatataGATGCAGACGTTTGCTCCAAAATACATCTTCATTATCCATGCCTTATTGCCTCACATTAACTGCTTGTCATACACAATCACAAACTCGCATAATGTGCAGTTTCTCAAACAAtaatttatgattttttttcattcttcatacCGATTTGGAGTATCTATAATCTaaaggtatgtatgtaccaAGGTAACGCCTAAAACACAAAACTTGACATTTATTCCAACTCGATAGTTCCAGGAGGCTTGCTAGTGTAATCATACACAACTCTGCAAACACCGTGAACCTCGTTGATAATTCTTGTAGAAACACGGGACAAGAACGCATTCTCGAAAGGATATGCGATGGCAGTCATGAAATCGGTTGTCTGAACTGCTCTCAAGATAATGATATTTCCATACATTCTCTTGTCGCCCATAACACCAACCGCTCTACTTGGATCAACAGCTGCAAAGGCTTGTCCAATGTTGTCATAGAGGCCTGCCTCTCTGATCatagagatgaagatatggtCGGCTTTTCTAGCCATTTCGACACGTTCCCGAGTAACTTCTCCCAAGACACGAATGGCGATACCTGGACCTGGGAAAGGATGGCGCATGACGAGTTCATGGGCAATTCCTAACTCTCTTCCCAATTGTCTAACTTCGTCCTTGAACAACTCTCTCAAAGGTTCGATGAGTTTGAGTCCTTGGCCCTCTGTCATACGTTTTGGAAGACCACCAACGTTGTGATGAGTTTTGATAGTCGCCGAAGGGCCCTTGAATgaaatactttcaataacATCTGGGTACAATGTTCCTTGCaagaagaattcaatcttgCCTGCTTTGTCGGAGTTGGCTGCTGCgtcttcaatctttttaGCTTCAGCTTCGAAAACATCAATGAATTTTCCTCCAATGAACTTTCTCTTTGCTTCTGGCTCGTCGAGTCCGGCAAGGCCGTCGAGGAAATCTTCAGATGCATCTGCGACAATCAAATTGATGCCGAGGTTTTCTGTCAATGTCTTTCGTACTTGTTCGCACTCATTCAATCTCATAACACCGTTGTTGACGAGAACGGCATGGAATCGATCTCCAATCGCCTCGTGCATTAATTTTGCAGCGACAGTTGAATCAACACCTCCACTGACAGCACCCAAAACTTGACCCTTCTCTCCAACCAATGTGCGGATTCTGGCGATCTCTTGGTCCACGAATTTTGCCATAGTCCAGTTTGTTTGGGCTCCGCAGATACCGACGGCGAAGTTCTTGAGGAGTTGAATTCCATTTTCGGTGTGAGTAACTTCGGGGTGGAATTGAAGTCCTAGAGTTTAATTAGCTTTGGCTCAGGGGGAAAGATTCTCCAGATAGATAGATCTAAATTCCCATACCATAGATGTGTTGACTCTCGTGTGCAATTGCTGCGTATTCAGAGTTTGCAGTTGTAGCAATAGTGTGGAATCCATCTGGCAATGCACTCAATTTATCACCATGACTCATCCAGACTTTAACGTCGTCCTCTAATCCTGCGAATAATTGGTCGACTCGTCCattatcaattttctttgccTTCAGATCAGCATGTCCGAACTCGCGGGCTGTTCCAGCAATGACGTTGTCTTTGCTAATTCTATAAGCAATCTCTTGCATTCCATAGCATATACCGAGAATGGGAACTCCAAGTTCGAAGAATGCGGGGTCAACGTGTGGTGCACCCTCCTCGTAGACTGAGTATGGTCCTCCGGACAAAATGATACCTTTTGGCTTCCATTGGAGATCTGCAAGCTTTTGGGTGCATGGAAGCATTTCAGAGTAGACATTGAGTTCGCGCAAACGTCTGGTAATAAGGTGAGTGTATTGGGATCCAAAATCCAGAGTAAGAATAGTATCGTAAACCTTGTGAGGTTCAATCTCAGCAACTGTAGAAGCCATTTTGAGTTATTGTTAGGAGAATATGAGAAGATGTGAGGAGATATGAGAAAGCGCCGATGAAGATTggataaaaagaaaacggGTTGTGAAGGTTGGAATCAATCGAATATGACTCTGAAGGAAAAATAtcgggaagaagaaaaatttgGTTGTTGCATGCTTATCGGGATGGTGGGCTTAACCTTATCGGAAGGCGCTAACCTGAGAATGGTTTAGGGAGGGGCAATAAGCCATTGGCAACATGGGGTTTTTCGtggagaaagagggaagagagatttACTAGATGTTGGATCAAGTGCAGTCTGACAGTATTTGATACAGAATCGCTCCAACgatagatatatatgtgtgCGTGGAGATACTCAACAACGGTATCG
This genomic interval carries:
- the Bcap9 gene encoding Bcap9, whose product is MPSLLQAFYVLALINLVLAAPHPAQKRSFKVERVANPNYVGRTAGAGTRALIKAYNKHSMTLPASLVEAMNSGANPAFPEGNSKAATGSTTAVAAAASGSAAAGTGIVAATPESGDVEYLSQVNIGGQTMNMDFDSGSSDLWVFSTQLATASQSGHQNYDSSKSTSFKAMQGATWSISYGDGSGAAGNVGTDTVNIGGATVTGQAIEMATAVSASFVSDTQSNGLVGLAFSKLNTVKPTQQKTFFDNAMSQGLAQPVFTADLRKAAAGSYEFGNIDSTKFNGSLTWAAVNTTQGFWQFSSGKFSVGGGPETAVPNGQAIADTGTTLMLADANIVNGYYSKVQGAVNNQTVGGVTFPCAATLPDLAIDVGGTYMATVRGSDINYAPVDNTGTTCFGGLQATTSNLQIYGDIMFKSQFVAFNGGNNSLGMAPHQ
- the Bcgua1 gene encoding Bcgua1, which gives rise to MASTVAEIEPHKVYDTILTLDFGSQYTHLITRRLRELNVYSEMLPCTQKLADLQWKPKGIILSGGPYSVYEEGAPHVDPAFFELGVPILGICYGMQEIAYRISKDNVIAGTAREFGHADLKAKKIDNGRVDQLFAGLEDDVKVWMSHGDKLSALPDGFHTIATTANSEYAAIAHESQHIYGLQFHPEVTHTENGIQLLKNFAVGICGAQTNWTMAKFVDQEIARIRTLVGEKGQVLGAVSGGVDSTVAAKLMHEAIGDRFHAVLVNNGVMRLNECEQVRKTLTENLGINLIVADASEDFLDGLAGLDEPEAKRKFIGGKFIDVFEAEAKKIEDAAANSDKAGKIEFFLQGTLYPDVIESISFKGPSATIKTHHNVGGLPKRMTEGQGLKLIEPLRELFKDEVRQLGRELGIAHELVMRHPFPGPGIAIRVLGEVTRERVEMARKADHIFISMIREAGLYDNIGQAFAAVDPSRAVGVMGDKRMYGNIIILRAVQTTDFMTAIAYPFENAFLSRVSTRIINEVHGVCRVVYDYTSKPPGTIELE